One genomic region from Desulfomonilaceae bacterium encodes:
- the hypE gene encoding hydrogenase expression/formation protein HypE: MTPRSNGKSISLAHGGGGKMSGRLIRDLVLPRLNRGKLAALADSVVLSDFGDKIAFTTDSFVVAPIFFPGGDIGSLSVHGTCNDLACSGARPTFLSVGLILEEGFPMDDLTRILDSMSSAADTCGVEIVTGDTKVTPKGATDRIFINTAGIGKVVSSVELTPSRIEPGDIIIVSGQVGDHGMAVMLSRAEFSFDFDVKSDSAGVWPIVERLLKLGGALKFLRDPTRGGLSATLNEIATMTNLTVSVDETLIPVSPQVSAAAEILGINPLEAANEGKIVAVIDGRYAAQAFDMLKDCPQASQACAIGTMTSETKPRVVIKTRIGGSRILAEPSGELLPRIC, from the coding sequence TTGACGCCTAGATCTAACGGAAAATCCATTTCCCTCGCCCACGGTGGCGGCGGGAAAATGTCTGGGAGACTCATTCGCGACCTGGTTCTCCCCAGGCTCAATCGAGGGAAACTTGCCGCCCTGGCGGATTCAGTAGTGTTGTCGGACTTTGGGGATAAAATTGCTTTTACGACAGACTCTTTCGTGGTAGCGCCGATCTTTTTCCCGGGTGGAGACATAGGATCACTTTCGGTCCACGGAACATGTAATGATCTTGCATGTTCAGGGGCAAGACCCACCTTTTTGTCCGTGGGTTTGATCCTCGAAGAAGGGTTCCCCATGGACGATCTAACAAGAATCCTCGACTCTATGTCTTCCGCCGCCGATACCTGCGGTGTGGAAATTGTGACCGGTGACACAAAGGTTACGCCCAAAGGAGCTACCGATCGCATATTCATAAACACAGCCGGCATAGGAAAGGTAGTCTCTTCCGTTGAGTTAACTCCCAGCCGCATTGAGCCAGGCGACATCATCATTGTTAGCGGCCAGGTTGGAGATCATGGTATGGCCGTGATGCTGAGTCGCGCTGAGTTTTCTTTCGACTTCGACGTTAAATCCGATTCAGCGGGTGTCTGGCCGATTGTGGAACGATTGCTCAAGCTTGGAGGGGCGTTGAAATTCCTGCGTGACCCTACAAGGGGCGGACTTAGCGCCACACTCAATGAAATTGCCACAATGACAAATTTGACTGTTTCTGTGGATGAAACATTGATTCCCGTGTCTCCACAGGTTTCAGCCGCTGCTGAAATCCTCGGTATCAATCCTCTTGAAGCGGCCAATGAGGGGAAAATCGTAGCAGTGATTGACGGGCGCTACGCAGCGCAAGCGTTTGACATGCTGAAAGATTGTCCTCAAGCGTCTCAAGCTTGCGCCATAGGGACGATGACTTCGGAGACAAAACCGAGAGTTGTAATAAAAACCAGAATCGGCGGATCAAGAATTCTTGCAGAACCTTCGGGCGAACTTCTTCCAAGAATTTGTTAG
- a CDS encoding ABC transporter ATP-binding protein: MGPILEVENLGVHFFLDEGVARAVDGVSFSLGPRKTLGIVGESGSGKSVIGLSILRIVPAPGRIVNGKIWLDLNGGDGQENRLDLVTLNPGGSAARSIRGKDITMIFQEPMNSFSPVHTVGSQIMEALTLHEDVSHHEARNRAVEMLSRVGIPQPEKRIDAYPHQLSGGMRQRAMIAMALMCNPRILIADEPTTALDVTIQAQILALLKDLQEEFGMAILFISHNLGVIADISDDVLIVYAGRVMEQAPVDVIFKDPLHPYTKALLRSVPGIDTPVGTELATIEGSLPDPMSTIIGCPFWGRCQECGGSTVCRDNPYDLNQVGDRHFVACPRMCLNM, encoded by the coding sequence ATGGGACCGATCTTGGAAGTAGAGAACCTGGGTGTTCATTTTTTCCTCGACGAGGGTGTGGCCCGAGCGGTAGATGGCGTTAGTTTCTCTCTGGGGCCGCGAAAAACGCTTGGAATAGTGGGGGAGTCAGGTAGTGGGAAAAGTGTTATAGGCCTTTCAATTTTGCGGATTGTTCCTGCTCCGGGTCGCATTGTAAATGGGAAAATCTGGCTGGATCTGAATGGAGGGGATGGACAGGAAAACAGGCTGGATCTTGTGACGCTTAATCCAGGAGGCTCCGCGGCTCGAAGTATACGTGGAAAAGACATTACAATGATTTTTCAGGAGCCCATGAATTCTTTCAGCCCAGTGCACACTGTTGGTTCTCAAATCATGGAAGCTTTGACGCTGCACGAGGATGTATCTCACCATGAAGCCCGTAACAGGGCCGTAGAAATGCTGAGTAGGGTGGGTATTCCACAGCCTGAAAAGCGGATCGACGCTTACCCCCATCAGTTATCCGGAGGTATGAGACAACGGGCGATGATTGCCATGGCTTTGATGTGCAATCCTCGTATACTCATAGCGGATGAGCCCACCACCGCCTTGGACGTGACCATTCAGGCCCAGATTCTGGCCCTCTTGAAAGACCTGCAGGAAGAATTTGGTATGGCTATCCTGTTCATCTCACACAATCTTGGGGTTATAGCCGATATTAGTGATGATGTGCTGATCGTTTATGCCGGCAGGGTCATGGAACAGGCGCCGGTAGATGTTATTTTCAAGGACCCGCTTCATCCATATACAAAAGCGCTTCTTAGGTCAGTGCCGGGAATTGATACACCGGTAGGAACTGAACTGGCCACAATAGAGGGATCTTTGCCCGACCCGATGTCCACAATTATCGGCTGTCCGTTTTGGGGCCGATGTCAGGAGTGTGGTGGATCAACGGTGTGTCGTGACAATCCTTATGACTTGAACCAGGTAGGAGATAGGCACTTTGTCGCTTGCCCACGAATGTGTCTCAACATGTGA
- a CDS encoding single-stranded DNA-binding protein yields MAQRSLNKALLLGNVGKDPEVRYTGAGRAVATFSLATSQRWKDQEGNDQEKTEWHRIVAWGRLGEICGEFLSKGKQVYVEGRIQSREWEDQDGKKRVTVEIVANDIILLGGNAPGPSRTSEDAGRKSHSSAGPTSGGGAKQKTDDKSGYYPSAPEDDIPF; encoded by the coding sequence ATGGCCCAGAGGTCTCTAAACAAAGCTCTTCTTCTGGGAAATGTTGGTAAGGACCCTGAGGTTAGATACACCGGGGCGGGAAGAGCGGTCGCGACTTTTTCGCTCGCCACTTCCCAAAGATGGAAAGATCAAGAAGGAAACGACCAGGAGAAAACAGAGTGGCATAGAATAGTCGCTTGGGGACGCCTCGGAGAAATCTGTGGGGAATTCCTGAGCAAGGGCAAACAGGTATATGTCGAGGGACGCATACAGAGCAGAGAATGGGAAGACCAGGACGGCAAAAAACGAGTCACCGTCGAAATTGTGGCCAATGACATAATCTTGCTTGGAGGTAACGCTCCTGGACCCTCCAGGACATCCGAAGACGCGGGCAGGAAAAGCCATTCATCCGCCGGCCCAACGTCCGGCGGAGGCGCAAAGCAGAAGACAGATGACAAATCAGGTTATTATCCTTCCGCTCCGGAGGATGACATTCCCTTCTAG
- a CDS encoding ABC transporter substrate-binding protein, producing the protein MPEWFFRKNLTGILPFILFGFFWVFVSSAGAFNEAPGLSKEVKTGTLPPIEKRLPPEPVVVSPFDRIGHYGGVWRRAYTGLSDLVGVRRILYEPLVRWNPEFKVAPNLAEKWEVDEQGKLYTFYLVKGVKWSDGEPFTADDILFYFEDILFNKELTSSIPTWLSPDGSAPKVTKIDDYTFSIEFPKPYSVFLQELACPYAMELVTKPKHYLRNFHKKYADPEKLNQLIKERRESSWVKLFHDVSNLRHAMFVSKKYPSLCAWITKIPAPAKRFVMERNPYYWKVDPDGNQLPYIDKVANDLVAEAKTIVLKAIAGEIDMQGRHLGSMQNTVLLLASVGNGNFRLVPKTLSASVGILLAPNINHKDPVMRSVFSDRRFRIAVSHAVNRTEINKIVCRGKGIPRQAAPLKESEFYNVSYENAYLDFNPDKANELLDEMGLKKNRAGKRTRPDGLPLQISLDVVTTMPGWVDSAEIVASNLKQVGIDTEVKAETMELFRQRTQNAVHDIALWPGDGGLECLLDPRWYFPYSSESLNAPLYGQWFQSDGAKGEAPPEDIKELAGIYDEILRTVSKDKQKELFEKIIAADEKNLWVIGLVQDPQDYYVVSKRMFNLPKRDLQSWIYPNPGPIHPEQFSFELKKSGAR; encoded by the coding sequence ATGCCGGAGTGGTTTTTCCGAAAGAATTTGACCGGAATACTGCCCTTCATTTTATTCGGTTTTTTCTGGGTATTTGTTTCAAGCGCAGGAGCTTTCAATGAGGCTCCCGGTCTTTCGAAGGAAGTAAAAACCGGAACTCTGCCGCCGATTGAGAAACGACTTCCTCCTGAACCCGTAGTGGTGAGTCCCTTTGATAGGATAGGTCATTACGGGGGAGTATGGCGCCGCGCTTACACTGGTCTTTCGGATCTGGTCGGCGTTCGTAGAATTTTGTATGAACCGCTAGTCAGGTGGAACCCTGAATTCAAAGTCGCTCCGAATTTGGCCGAAAAGTGGGAAGTAGACGAACAGGGCAAACTCTATACATTTTATCTTGTGAAGGGAGTTAAATGGTCCGATGGAGAACCTTTCACAGCCGACGATATCCTCTTCTATTTTGAAGACATTCTGTTTAACAAAGAACTGACGTCCTCAATTCCCACATGGCTGTCGCCCGACGGAAGCGCTCCGAAAGTCACCAAAATAGACGACTATACCTTCAGTATAGAATTTCCTAAGCCGTACAGCGTCTTTTTGCAGGAACTGGCCTGTCCGTACGCCATGGAGCTTGTAACCAAGCCGAAACACTACCTGAGAAACTTTCACAAGAAATACGCCGACCCCGAGAAGCTTAATCAATTGATAAAAGAACGACGTGAAAGCAGTTGGGTCAAGCTTTTTCACGATGTCTCGAACCTCAGGCACGCAATGTTCGTAAGCAAGAAATACCCTTCCCTGTGTGCGTGGATCACAAAAATTCCCGCTCCCGCCAAAAGGTTTGTGATGGAAAGAAACCCATATTACTGGAAAGTGGATCCTGATGGGAATCAATTGCCATACATAGACAAGGTAGCTAACGATTTGGTGGCTGAAGCCAAAACGATCGTGCTCAAAGCGATAGCGGGTGAGATCGACATGCAGGGACGCCATCTCGGAAGCATGCAGAACACGGTTCTGTTGCTTGCCAGCGTAGGTAACGGCAATTTCAGACTTGTCCCGAAGACGCTGTCAGCGTCGGTCGGTATTTTGTTGGCTCCGAATATTAATCATAAGGACCCTGTCATGAGAAGCGTTTTTTCTGACAGGAGATTCAGAATAGCGGTTTCTCACGCCGTCAATCGAACAGAAATCAATAAAATCGTCTGTAGGGGAAAGGGGATTCCGAGGCAAGCAGCGCCCTTGAAGGAGTCAGAATTCTATAATGTGTCTTATGAGAACGCTTATCTGGATTTTAATCCTGACAAGGCCAACGAGCTATTGGATGAAATGGGACTCAAGAAAAATAGAGCAGGAAAGCGAACCCGACCTGACGGCCTACCTCTGCAAATTTCCCTGGACGTTGTCACCACAATGCCGGGCTGGGTGGATAGCGCCGAAATAGTAGCGTCCAATCTCAAGCAGGTTGGAATCGACACCGAAGTCAAGGCTGAGACCATGGAATTATTCAGACAGCGAACACAAAACGCTGTTCACGACATTGCTCTATGGCCTGGAGATGGTGGACTGGAATGTCTGCTTGACCCCAGATGGTACTTTCCATACAGTTCGGAAAGTCTCAACGCTCCCTTGTACGGCCAGTGGTTTCAAAGTGACGGAGCCAAGGGTGAAGCCCCTCCTGAAGATATAAAAGAACTTGCAGGCATATATGATGAAATTCTCAGGACCGTTTCTAAAGATAAGCAAAAAGAATTGTTCGAAAAGATAATAGCAGCCGACGAAAAAAATCTGTGGGTTATCGGTCTTGTTCAGGATCCGCAGGATTATTATGTGGTTTCAAAAAGAATGTTCAATTTGCCTAAGAGAGATCTGCAAAGCTGGATATATCCAAATCCGGGGCCGATTCATCCGGAACAGTTTTCCTTTGAACTGAAGAAGTCCGGCGCTCGATAA
- a CDS encoding oligopeptide/dipeptide ABC transporter ATP-binding protein codes for MTETGPLLEVKNLKKHFPIHKGVFRKIAGHVKAVDGVSFTVDPGETLGLVGESGCGKTTVGRMIMGAYRPTGGEIWFQPPNGSPRVDLASLTPNQMKPYRPFVQMVFQDPFASLNPRMTVREILGEPLVVNNVAKGAELEGRVREMVEMVGLKVQYLNRYPHAFSGGQRQRISFARALALYPRLLVADEPTSALDVSVQAQIVNLAMDIQRQMGIAYLFISHDLGLIRHLSKKILLMYVGRVVEYAPANALFDRPRHPYTEALMSNVPSTRPELVGRKIILKGDPADPINPPSGCSFHPRCLYAQKICSDEEPQLREIGLSHFAACHFAESLDLRGCDALGCVI; via the coding sequence TTGACTGAAACTGGGCCTTTACTGGAAGTCAAGAATCTGAAGAAACACTTTCCTATCCATAAAGGAGTGTTTCGAAAAATAGCAGGGCACGTCAAAGCTGTTGATGGAGTAAGCTTCACGGTAGATCCGGGTGAAACTCTTGGTCTGGTTGGAGAATCCGGATGTGGAAAAACCACAGTAGGGCGAATGATCATGGGAGCTTATCGGCCTACTGGAGGCGAGATCTGGTTTCAACCCCCGAACGGGTCTCCAAGAGTGGATCTCGCGTCTTTGACCCCAAATCAAATGAAGCCATATCGTCCGTTCGTCCAGATGGTTTTTCAAGATCCCTTCGCATCTCTCAATCCAAGGATGACAGTCCGGGAAATTCTCGGCGAACCGCTGGTTGTAAACAATGTAGCGAAAGGGGCTGAACTGGAAGGGCGTGTTAGAGAAATGGTCGAAATGGTTGGCTTGAAAGTTCAGTATCTGAACAGATACCCTCACGCTTTTTCAGGAGGTCAGCGGCAGCGAATAAGTTTCGCCAGAGCCTTGGCCCTTTATCCCCGCCTGCTCGTCGCCGATGAACCGACATCAGCCCTGGATGTGTCTGTCCAGGCCCAAATAGTGAACCTGGCCATGGACATCCAAAGGCAAATGGGAATCGCATACCTGTTTATTTCACACGATCTGGGGCTCATAAGGCATTTAAGCAAGAAAATATTGCTCATGTATGTTGGACGAGTAGTAGAATACGCCCCCGCCAATGCTCTTTTCGATAGACCACGACATCCCTATACCGAAGCTCTAATGTCCAATGTCCCCAGCACACGACCTGAATTGGTGGGTCGAAAGATAATACTTAAAGGAGACCCGGCTGATCCGATTAATCCACCTTCAGGTTGTTCATTCCATCCAAGGTGCCTTTACGCTCAAAAAATTTGTTCAGACGAAGAACCGCAACTTCGGGAAATTGGTTTGAGTCATTTTGCTGCGTGTCATTTTGCTGAATCGCTTGATTTGAGAGGTTGCGATGCATTGGGTTGTGTGATCTAA
- a CDS encoding glycosyltransferase, with protein MKRRIKRILVYTHNSIGVGHAFRTSAVITGIKKWRPDIDFLVISGTSVPQVFFRECIEVIKLPSVKLDIDRKDSPMCSRYLSGFELENIFDFRQRLILASFDFLQPDALIIEHNMTGQMSELIPLLMKKWMRKGGPVDFAVAHICRGIMKWVPLLRIPYQNPRHRSESINIGSLYDFMYVLEDRNVIDINKEFLGSDPELDKKIHYLGKITNRTSEELPEREKALERFGLPDRPLIVISLGRNSKAMAVTLRILDFIDRFNLKAKFQIVVVLDTYLDPESSSTILSHPLGHGVRFLGFTLDLVDLFNQADLVVSRAGYNTVNEILLTGVKAVIIPESHGSGEQEQRARSAPAGNIVIMDEDEVLETEFGPRIINFLETGSRAAPCKFDKYAIGKRIIKDLEGWRTSPLKSV; from the coding sequence ATGAAACGTCGTATCAAAAGAATTCTTGTCTACACTCACAATTCAATAGGCGTCGGCCACGCTTTCAGGACTTCAGCCGTAATAACCGGGATCAAAAAATGGCGCCCTGATATAGATTTCCTCGTAATATCCGGGACATCAGTCCCTCAAGTTTTCTTTAGGGAATGCATTGAAGTAATCAAATTACCCTCGGTGAAGCTGGACATAGATCGTAAAGACAGCCCGATGTGTTCCAGGTACCTTTCAGGCTTCGAACTCGAGAACATCTTTGATTTCCGTCAACGCCTGATACTTGCTAGTTTCGATTTCCTGCAACCGGACGCCCTAATAATCGAACACAACATGACCGGCCAAATGAGTGAGCTTATACCTCTGCTCATGAAAAAATGGATGAGAAAAGGCGGTCCGGTTGATTTTGCAGTGGCCCATATTTGTAGAGGCATAATGAAATGGGTTCCTTTGCTTAGGATTCCTTACCAGAATCCGAGACATCGCTCAGAATCCATAAACATAGGGTCTCTATACGATTTCATGTATGTGCTTGAAGATAGGAATGTTATTGACATCAACAAGGAATTCCTGGGAAGCGATCCGGAGCTTGATAAAAAGATTCATTATCTGGGAAAGATAACAAATAGAACTTCGGAAGAACTTCCGGAGAGGGAAAAGGCGCTCGAAAGATTCGGACTCCCTGACAGGCCCCTGATAGTGATATCTCTTGGCCGTAATTCCAAGGCGATGGCAGTTACGCTGCGTATTCTGGATTTTATCGACAGGTTCAACCTGAAAGCCAAATTTCAAATCGTCGTGGTTCTGGATACTTATCTTGATCCGGAATCGAGTTCCACAATTCTTTCCCATCCTCTCGGCCATGGAGTCCGGTTCCTGGGATTTACGCTGGATCTCGTGGATCTTTTCAATCAGGCTGATCTGGTAGTTTCCCGCGCTGGTTACAATACAGTTAACGAGATACTTTTGACTGGGGTAAAAGCGGTCATAATCCCAGAAAGCCATGGATCCGGAGAACAAGAACAGCGAGCCAGGAGCGCTCCGGCGGGCAACATTGTCATAATGGATGAAGATGAGGTTCTTGAAACGGAATTTGGACCCAGGATAATCAATTTTCTCGAGACCGGCTCAAGAGCCGCTCCTTGTAAATTTGACAAATACGCCATAGGGAAACGTATCATCAAAGATCTGGAAGGTTGGAGAACCTCTCCATTAAAGTCAGTCTGA
- a CDS encoding ABC transporter permease — translation MKQDPISARQQKYLNASARQLIWWRYKKHTLAMIGLVSICGMYFTAFFCEFLAPYNKDTRHLEAIYAPMTKVHLFEENGSLCWPFVRQSYLELDMVKNQAYVRDVPGTHFPIKFLVKGDPYHFWGEWEWDRHLFGVDHPGTLFLFGADRMGRDVFSRCLYGTRISLSIGMIGVMFSLFLGVTLGGVSGYFGGWSDGIIQRIIEVIRCFPSIPLWMGLSASMPPHWPALKVYFAITIILSLVGWTDLARMVRGKLMALREEEFVLAAKFIGASDARIIFKHLLPSFTSHIIVSVTLAIPGMILAETALSFLGIGLRPPITSLGVLLKEAQNVTTVALYPWLLIPVLFVIIIVLSFNFVGDGLRDAVDPYSR, via the coding sequence ATGAAACAGGATCCTATAAGCGCGAGGCAGCAAAAGTATCTCAACGCTTCGGCAAGACAACTTATCTGGTGGCGTTACAAGAAACACACACTTGCCATGATAGGACTGGTCTCGATCTGCGGCATGTATTTCACAGCATTTTTCTGTGAGTTTCTGGCGCCGTATAACAAGGACACAAGACATTTAGAAGCCATCTACGCTCCCATGACGAAAGTTCATCTATTCGAGGAAAACGGCTCCTTATGTTGGCCGTTTGTGCGACAATCGTATCTCGAACTGGATATGGTCAAGAACCAGGCGTACGTAAGAGATGTTCCAGGCACTCACTTCCCGATAAAATTTTTGGTGAAAGGTGACCCCTACCATTTCTGGGGTGAATGGGAGTGGGACAGACATTTGTTTGGGGTAGACCACCCGGGGACGCTATTTTTGTTCGGCGCCGACAGAATGGGTAGAGATGTCTTTTCTCGTTGCCTTTACGGAACCAGGATTTCACTGTCAATAGGCATGATAGGCGTTATGTTCAGCCTTTTCCTGGGAGTGACCCTCGGAGGCGTGTCAGGATACTTCGGGGGCTGGTCGGACGGAATAATACAGAGAATTATAGAGGTAATCCGCTGTTTCCCAAGCATACCTCTATGGATGGGGCTGTCCGCCTCAATGCCGCCACATTGGCCTGCTCTCAAAGTCTACTTCGCCATAACCATTATACTTTCGCTCGTCGGTTGGACTGACCTGGCCCGAATGGTACGAGGGAAACTCATGGCTTTGAGAGAAGAAGAATTCGTTTTGGCCGCCAAATTCATCGGGGCTTCAGACGCCAGGATAATTTTCAAACATCTGCTCCCTTCATTTACGAGCCATATCATTGTTTCCGTGACACTGGCCATTCCCGGGATGATACTGGCGGAAACAGCGCTGTCCTTCCTTGGGATCGGACTCAGACCCCCGATCACCAGTCTCGGGGTGCTGCTTAAAGAGGCTCAGAATGTCACTACAGTGGCCCTGTATCCCTGGTTGTTGATACCAGTCCTTTTCGTGATAATCATCGTGCTTTCATTCAACTTTGTTGGAGATGGCCTGCGTGACGCTGTTGATCCGTATTCGAGGTAA
- a CDS encoding ABC transporter permease, giving the protein MFAYIIRRILMMIPTLIAISIISFVIIQLPPGDFLTTYVSQLSASGETVDQAELESLKTRFGLDQPMYMQYFKWAWNFIHGDFGHSYEWNKPVSELIGERLSLTIIISTCTLLFTWAVSVPIGIYSAVRQYSWLDYALTVFGFIGLATPNFLLALVLLWVSYAYLGLSIGGLFSPDYAEAPWGVAKFLDLLKHLWVPVVIVGLAHTAKFIRIIRGNLLDELRKPYVVTARAKGLSEIRLILKYPVRVAINPLVSTIGWTIPELVSGIAITAVVLNLPTTGPLLLSALMSQDMQLAGTFIMMLSSLTVVGTLISDILLAWVDPRIRFGAREGL; this is encoded by the coding sequence GTGTTTGCATACATAATTCGGCGCATCCTTATGATGATTCCTACCCTGATCGCAATATCAATAATTTCGTTTGTGATAATCCAGTTGCCCCCTGGCGATTTTCTTACGACCTATGTGTCGCAATTAAGCGCCAGTGGCGAAACTGTGGACCAGGCCGAACTGGAGTCTTTGAAAACCCGCTTTGGCCTGGATCAGCCAATGTACATGCAATATTTCAAATGGGCCTGGAACTTTATTCACGGCGATTTTGGACACTCTTACGAATGGAACAAACCAGTCTCTGAGTTAATTGGTGAAAGGCTCAGTCTAACAATAATCATATCTACGTGCACACTTTTGTTTACCTGGGCCGTGTCCGTTCCAATAGGAATTTATTCCGCTGTTCGTCAATATTCGTGGCTGGATTACGCTCTTACTGTCTTTGGTTTTATCGGGCTGGCGACCCCCAATTTTCTATTGGCTCTCGTTCTCCTGTGGGTTTCTTACGCCTATCTGGGGTTAAGCATAGGGGGACTGTTTTCTCCGGATTACGCTGAGGCCCCATGGGGCGTAGCAAAATTTCTGGACTTGTTGAAGCATCTCTGGGTTCCGGTAGTCATAGTCGGGTTGGCGCATACCGCCAAGTTCATCAGGATAATTCGCGGAAACCTCCTTGATGAGTTAAGGAAACCATATGTGGTTACGGCTCGCGCCAAGGGTCTTTCAGAGATTCGTCTGATTCTCAAATACCCTGTTCGGGTCGCCATTAACCCGTTGGTAAGCACAATCGGCTGGACAATTCCTGAACTGGTATCAGGCATCGCCATTACAGCGGTGGTGTTGAATTTGCCGACCACGGGCCCACTTCTCTTGAGCGCTCTAATGAGTCAGGACATGCAGTTGGCGGGGACATTTATAATGATGTTGAGCAGTCTAACGGTCGTGGGGACGCTGATTTCGGACATCCTCCTGGCATGGGTGGATCCCAGAATACGGTTCGGAGCGCGCGAGGGACTATGA
- a CDS encoding Glu/Leu/Phe/Val dehydrogenase: protein MDRSSNPEASENPGPPCAINNSGTLPKKTGEDNPYMNALTQFDKAVSHLNLKRGVIDMLRCPKRELSVNFPVMMDNGHIVIFRGYRVHHSVVRGPTKGGIRYAPGVTLDEVRALAMWMTWKCALMNLPYGGAKGGVIVDPKQLSQRELERLTRRYATEISVLMGPESDIPAPDVGTNPQIMAWIMDTYSMHRGFSIPAVVTGKPVEIGGSLGRTEATGRGVGFCILEALKLSGISREKATVAIQGFGNVGSVAARMAHDLGMKVIALSSSKGGICRSNGIDPSDVSRHIEEGGSVTSFSEQDFISNEDLLTLDCDVLITAAVENQITSHNASKIKAKILAEGANGPTTPEADEIINSNGVFVIPDVLCNAGGVTVSYLEWVQDLQSFFWPVEEINLKLQYLMTKAFESVIEASKRFDVSNREAAQILAIQRISDAILIRGIYP, encoded by the coding sequence ATGGACCGAAGCTCTAATCCGGAAGCGTCCGAAAATCCGGGCCCACCTTGCGCAATTAACAATTCCGGAACTTTGCCTAAGAAAACAGGCGAAGACAATCCGTATATGAACGCGTTAACGCAATTTGACAAGGCTGTATCTCATCTGAATCTGAAACGGGGAGTCATTGACATGCTTCGATGTCCGAAGCGTGAGTTGTCCGTAAATTTCCCCGTCATGATGGACAATGGGCATATAGTCATTTTTAGAGGCTACCGGGTACACCATTCTGTGGTGAGGGGACCGACCAAAGGCGGGATCAGGTACGCCCCAGGTGTGACACTCGATGAAGTTCGAGCCCTTGCGATGTGGATGACGTGGAAATGCGCTTTAATGAATCTCCCCTATGGCGGAGCCAAGGGCGGAGTAATCGTCGATCCCAAGCAGTTGTCCCAGCGCGAACTGGAACGCCTCACTCGAAGATACGCAACTGAAATCAGTGTCTTGATGGGACCGGAAAGCGACATCCCTGCGCCTGATGTAGGAACTAATCCTCAGATTATGGCATGGATAATGGATACGTATTCCATGCATCGCGGTTTCTCGATCCCTGCGGTTGTCACGGGTAAACCCGTAGAAATTGGCGGATCGCTGGGAAGGACGGAAGCGACCGGTCGTGGTGTAGGTTTTTGCATACTTGAAGCGCTTAAGCTCAGTGGAATAAGTCGCGAAAAAGCTACTGTGGCCATTCAAGGCTTTGGAAACGTCGGATCAGTGGCGGCTCGCATGGCCCACGATCTGGGAATGAAAGTCATCGCATTAAGTTCATCGAAGGGCGGGATCTGCAGATCGAACGGAATCGATCCTTCAGACGTCTCGCGACACATCGAAGAAGGTGGTTCCGTAACGAGTTTTTCGGAGCAGGATTTTATTTCAAATGAGGATTTGCTCACTTTGGATTGTGATGTCTTGATCACGGCCGCAGTTGAAAACCAGATCACATCGCATAACGCCTCCAAAATAAAAGCCAAAATACTGGCGGAAGGCGCTAATGGTCCTACCACGCCGGAGGCTGATGAAATTATCAACAGCAACGGGGTATTTGTCATACCGGATGTGTTGTGTAACGCGGGCGGAGTAACCGTGAGCTACCTGGAATGGGTTCAGGACCTTCAGTCTTTTTTCTGGCCGGTAGAAGAAATTAACTTAAAACTTCAGTATTTGATGACCAAGGCCTTCGAAAGCGTGATCGAGGCTTCGAAGCGGTTCGATGTTTCTAATAGAGAAGCCGCCCAAATCCTTGCTATCCAGAGGATATCAGACGCCATATTGATTAGGGGGATCTACCCTTAA